The genomic DNA ACCCCACCTCCACATCCGTCAGCTCCCCAGAGCGGAGCAGTGCACGGAACTCCTTCACGCTCAGCAATACCACTTCCGTGTGCTCCGTGGCGGTCTGCTCCGGCTCACTGACTTTCTGGCAATGCCTGGCCACAAAACAATGCCGCCGCACGGTAGAATACGCATCATCAATACAGCTGCCCACATACTCCAGCTCGCCGGTGTAGCCAGTTTCCTCGGTGAATTCCCGCTGCGCCGTCTCCAGTTGCCGTTCATCCTCGCCGATGAAGCCGCCGGGTATCTCCAGCAAGATTGCTTTGGGGCCGGGGCGGAACTGGCGCGCCAGAATCACCTCGCCGGCGTCGGTCAGGCCGAGGGTGGCGCAGGTGTGGCCTTCGTTCTTGATGTAGTATTTTTCTATGGAGCCGCCGGGCAGCTCGAAGGTGACTTCGTCGATGCTGCGGGAGTATTTCTTGAATACTTGGGTGCGGGAGAGTTCTTTCCAGGGTTGGATGGGGGATGCGGGGTTATGTGGTGTCATGACTCTATTATCTACCGCTTCGCTGTCTACGGCTAGGACTGCAATACGATGTGTCGGAGGATTTTCTCGCCTAGCGCTTCGTCTTCGGGGGTTAAGATGACGGTTGAGTAGAAGTACAGGAGATCATCATTGCCTTTGATGAAGTAATCATATCGATAGATTCCACTTGGTTCATTCGAAAGTCTATTAAATACTTTAAACCTGACGGCTTGCATGCCGTTAAATAAAAACTCATCTTTTTCTTTTATGTCTGAAAATGCTTGATACGGATCGGAAGTTACCTTGCCGTCATCCTCATCGTCGTTTGCCTCGAACGCATTTATCGCGGTCTCAAAGTTCTTTTGCTCAATCTGGAGTGTGCAGCATCGTTGTACGTGGATTCCTTTTTTGAAGACAATATTATATGTTTTGCCTGAGTCTGGGCCGGAGTGTGGAGCGGAGTAATCTGCGGCCAGTGTCCATTCAGTAGGATAGGCAAGCTGCACGCCATATGCCGTATCTTTGTAAGCTTCCCAGCCAGCTAGAGCCGTAGCATCTGTGGTTATGCTTTGAATTTCATCAACTGCCCGTATGTTGGGCGGGGTCCGAGAATTAAAAGCTGGCTCATCTTGAAATTCATTCTTTGTTGGCTGTGCGCCATCACGGATTACTGGAAGAATTGGTTTTGCTTGTGACGCAACAAACATGACAATTAAGAATAGAGCCACGGCGCTTACCGCTAAGATCGCTTGCGCACGGCGCGGGACACGATGTTTCTGCATATGCTAAATATAGCGCACATCGTCACAACGGGCCTATACTGAAGGCGGAAACAAGTGACAGTCACAACCAGTACTACGGGAGATTTTACCTATCGCACAAACGACGCAAAACATTATTGC from Candidatus Saccharibacteria bacterium includes the following:
- a CDS encoding NUDIX hydrolase → MTPHNPASPIQPWKELSRTQVFKKYSRSIDEVTFELPGGSIEKYYIKNEGHTCATLGLTDAGEVILARQFRPGPKAILLEIPGGFIGEDERQLETAQREFTEETGYTGELEYVGSCIDDAYSTVRRHCFVARHCQKVSEPEQTATEHTEVVLLSVKEFRALLRSGELTDVEVGYRCLDYLGLL